The following DNA comes from Caulobacter mirabilis.
TGATGGCGCCGACGACGCCCCGCGGTCGCCGGACGGCGCCGTCGGAGCGGTCCTCGAGCCCCGGGATCAGCCCGGCGTAGTAGCCGATCAGCAGCGGCGCCTGAGCGATCAGGGTCTTGGCGTCGGTGATCGGGCGGCCGACCTCCAGGGTTTCCAGCCTGGCGAGTTGCTCGCTCTCCTCGGCGATCCGCTGCGCCCAGGCCAGAAGGCGCGCCGCGCGATCCTCGCCCTTCATGCGGCCCCAGCCGCCCCGGAAGGCCGCTCGCGCCGAGGCCACGGCGGCCTCGACCGCCGGCGCCCCGCCGTCATCGAAGACGCCCAGGGTCTCGCCGGTCGACGGATCGACGCTGACCAGCGTCCGATCGGAGAAGGCGCGCGTCTCGCCGTGGATCCAGCCGCGGCTCAGGTCTTCGGGCAATGGCGCGTCCCAGGCCGACGCGGCGGCCGTCACGACGGGCCTCCAACCAGATCCGCGGCGCGATCGCCGATCATCATGGCCGCCGCCTGGGTGTTGCCGCTGATGTGCCGCGGCATGATCGAGACGTCGGCGACATAGAGCCCCTCGACGCCCCTGACCTTGAGATCGGGGGCGACGACCGCGCCGTCGTCCGACCCCATCCGGCAGGTGCCCACGGGATGATAGATCGGACCGGCCAGCCGACAGAGTTCGCGATCGACCTCCACGGCGCCGGCGGACAGGTCCGGCCAGCCGATCTTGTCGACCACGAAGGGGCGGAAGGCCGGCGCCCCGACGATGCGTTCGCAGAGCTCCACCCCGCGCCGCAGGGTCTTCAGATCCTCCGGATCCTCGAGCAGGCGCGGATAGATCAACGGCGCGGCCGTCGGATCGGCGCTCGCCAGGTCGATGCGGCCCCTGCTTCTGGGTTGGTTGACGCTGGGCACCACGCTGACCATCGGGAACGGCGCCAGCTTGCGCTCCGCGCCCTCGCCGATGTTGCCGAAGGGCGTCAGGTGGATCTGCACGTCGGGCGAGGCGAGGTCCGGCAGGGTCCGCGCGAACCCGACCGCCTGGGCCGTCGGCGCCGCCGCGGGGCCGCGGCCCTTCGTCAGCCATTGCAGCATCGCCCTCGCCAGGCCCAGCGGGCTGACCTGCTGGTTCACGGTCGGGACCGAGACGCGAACGCCCATCCAGATGCCGACGTGCTCCATCAGGTTCTCGCCGACCTCCGGAGAATCCGCCACAACCTCCAGGCCGAGCGCCTGGAGCCGGGCGGCCGGGCCGACGCCCGACAGCATCAGCAGTTGCGGCGACTGGATCGCCCCGCCGGACAGGACCACGCCCCGGCGCGCCCGCACGACCTTGACCTCGCCGTCCCGCTCGTACTCCACCCCGACAGCGCGGCGTCCTTCGAACAGGACCCGGCGGGCGAGCGCGCCCTGGAACAGCGCAGCCGTCCCCTTGGCGACAGCGGGCTTCAGAAAGGCGGTGAAGGCGTCGTGGCGACGTCCGTTCCGGGCCGTACTCTGAACATATCCGATCCCGTCCTGGGTCTCGCCGTTGATGTCCCGATTGAAAGCCAGCCCCGCCTCTCCCGCCGCCTCGATGAAGCGCGGCGTCAGTTCGTGGACATAGGGAAGATCGGAGACCGGCAGCGGGCCGCCCGCCCCTCGGGACTGGGACGGCGCTTGGGTGCTGGTCTCGATCCGCCGGAAGTAGGGCAGCACGTCTCTGTAGGCCCACCCCTTGGCGCCCAGGTCCTCCCAGGCGTCGAAGTCCCCGGCGGCGCCGCGGACGAAGATCATGCCGTTGATGCGAGTGCTGCCGCCGGGGCCCAGCCCCCTAGGCCAGGCTTCCGCCCGGTCGAGCCGCGAGGGATCCGGCTGAGAGACGAACTTCCAATCGTAGGCGGGATGGCCGTTGGTGTGGATCGTCGCGGCCGGAATGGCCTCGACCCGCCACCGTCCGGCGCGCCCCGCCTCCAGCACCGCGACCCGGGTCCCTGGCCGTTCGGCGAGGCGCCCCGCCAAGGCGCAACCGGCCGCGCCGGCGCCGACGACAACGAAATCGAACAGGTCGCCGGTCATGCCGCGCCGCGAACCCCGCCGGGCTTCGGTTCCATAGCTGTCATGAAGCCCTCCGTCGGCGGCCGTGATCGACGAACCTTAGCGGGCGACGCGGAGCGCCGCTTATGCGCGCGGCGCGGCGATTATGCCGACGGCACTATTTGTCCGGCCCCGTCCCTCGACGCCGACGGACTGATCCCGAAATAGGCCTTGTAGGCCAAGGAGAAGTTGCTCAGGTGGCCATAGCCGCAGCGTTCGGCGATGTCGCTGACCGACAGTTCCGCTGCGGTCAGCAAGGCGCGGGCGGTCTCCATCCGCTCCTGCTGCAAGGCCTGGCTGATGGTCTGGCCATAGAAGGCCCGGAAGGCGCTGTTCAGGCGAGTCCGATTGAGGCCGACGGCGCGCGCCAGCGCCGCGATGCTGGGCGGTTGGTCGAAGCGGTCGGTGATGATCTCGCGGACCTGCTGCACCCGCCGCACCTCGCGTTCGGTCAGGCCGTGGTCGTGGGTCTGCCGGAACTGGCTGAAGAAGAAGTCCAGCAGCAGGCAGGTGAGCTCGTCGATCTTGGCGCGCTTGAACCGTTCCTGGGCCCAGGGCGAGCGTCGAAGATCCAGGATGGCGGCCGCGCAATGCACCGCGGCGCGGGGCGCCTGGTAGCTGCGGAACAGCAGCCGCTCGTTGAGGAAGTCGGTCGCGGCCCGGACCTCCTGACTCTCGCCTTCGAAACCGGCGATACGGCCGTCCTCCAGCCGCGGGAAGTACAGGGTGACCGACCGCTCCTCGGTGTCGCGGGCGATCACCTGGCGCTTGACCACGCCGGGCGGCTGATGGGCGATGACCAGCCCTTCGCCGACGACGGCCGAGTCGGGCGCGCGATCGAAGTGATAGGCTCCCGCCCCCGTCAACTGCACCTTCATGGTCAGCCGCCCCTCCCCGACCACCTGCTCGTCGAGCGGTCGGTTCAGCCGTCCGTCGATGACCACGCCGCTCACCTGGTCGGCGCACAGGAACGGTTCGAAACGTCCGTCCAGGTTGGCAGGGGTGGGTTCGGCCGCCATGGGCATCTGACCTTGAAGACCGCCTCGCGAGTCCGGTTCGTCGGGCGGCGCGTCGATCAGCTTGGCATGGAACCTCGGCGTTGCAAAATCGACCGTTTCCGGTCGTTTCATCATCGATCTGTGCATTTTCTGCTGCCGGCATAAATGACCGACGCCTGCTCATAAGGCCGCTCGTGAAAAAGTGCGGAGGGTGGCCTCAACAGGTCTCCACAAGGCGCCGCGGCTCGACCGATGCGCCAAGGACCGAAGGGGGTAGGATGCGACAGTACTTCAACAGCGCGGCGCAAGCGGTCCTGGCGATCGCGACGGCGATGACCATGACGGCGCCCGCATGGGCCGCCGAAGCCCAGGCGCCCCAGACCGCCGAGGAACCTGCGCAGGTCGGCGAGATCGTGGTCACCGCGCGCAAGCGGGCCGAGCGGCTGCAAGACGCGCCGCTGTCGGTCACGGCCTTCTCCGAAGCCGACCTGCAGCAGGGGGGCGTCCGTGACTTCAAGGACGTCATCGGCAAGACGCCAGGCGTCTCCTTCTCGGGCGCGGAGCTCGGCCAGAGCCGCTACAGCATCCGGGGGGTCAGCACGACCTCGCCCAGCCCGACGGTCGGCATCTATCTGGACGACGTCTCGCTGCTGACCACGACCAGCGCCTTCAGCGGCGCCGCCGACCCGGTGTTCTTCGACTTCAGCCGCGTCGAGGTGCTGAAGGGGCCGCAGGGCACCCTCTACGGCGGCAGCGCCATGGGCGGCGCGATCAAGTACGTCAGCCATCCGCCGGTGCTGGACGAGCGGTCCGTCGACCTGGCCGCCGGCCTCTCGACCACAGCCCACGGCGGGACCTCCTACCAGGGCGAGGCGGTGTTCAACCTGCCGGTCGTCGAGGACAGGCTGGCGATCCGCGGCGGGCTGATCTACCGCGAGGACGCCGGCTACGTGGACAACGTCGCGGGCGCGCCGGTCGTCGACGTCCGGACCAGCACCACGCCGGCGCCGACCCTGACGCCGCTGGTTCGCCCCTCGATGAGCACGCGCTCGGCCAAGGACCAGAACTCCAGCACGGTCGTAGGTGTGAAGCTGTCGGCGCTGTGGGAGCCCGATCCGACGCTTCAGATCACGCCCTCCGCCTTCCATCAGGTCTATCGCCAGAAGAACACCGGCGTGTTCTGGACCAATCTGCCCGGGCTCCAGAGTTCGTTCCGGATCGCCCAGCCCACGCGGGACGAGCTGGGCGTCTACACGCTGACGGCGGTCAAGAGCCTGAACGGCGTCGACCTGACCTGGCTGACCGGCTACGTCGACCGCAGCGTCCAGTTCGACCGGGACTACTCGTTCTACATCGCCACGCTCGTCCCGAGTCTCTTCGGCTTCACCTCGCCCAACGCGTCCGACAGTGACACCGAGACCTTCAGCCAGGAGATTCGCGCGGCCTCGTCCGATCCGTCGGCCCGGCTGCGCTGGACGGCCGGCCTCTACTACGCCCGCCAGCGTAACGAGCTGGACCAGACGGTTCAGACCCTGGGCGTGGGACCCGTCCTCGGGACGGGAACGGACACGGTTTATCACGGCAACACGGTCAGCCGGCTGACGCAGTACGCGGCGTTCGCCGACCTGACCTACGAGATCCTGCCCAACCTCGACGCCACCCTGGCGCTTCGCTACTTCAAGATCGAGCAGAGCATCGACACCACCGGGGACGGCGTCCTCAACGGCGGCTCGACCCGCGGATCGGCCCGGACCAAGGAAGACGGCTTCAACCCGAAGTTCGAGCTGGCCTACAAGGCCGGGGCCGACTCTCTGCTCTATGCCAGCGCCGCCAAGGGGTTCCGCCCCGGAGGCGGCAATCCCTTCGCCGTGGCGCCCAGCCTTTGCCAGGCCGACCTGGCGGCCCTCGGCCTCTCCTCGGTCCCCGTCGCCTTCCAGTCGGACAAGCTGTGGACGTACGAACTGGGCAGCAAGAACCAGTTCCTGGACCGCCGGCTGACCCTGAACGGCGCGCTCTTCTACACCGACTGGCGGAACATCCAGCAGAACGTCTTCCTGCCCAGCTGCGGCTTCTCGTTCAACGGCAACCTCGGCGCCGCGGAGATCAAGGGCGCCGAACTGGCCTTCCAGCTCGAGTTTATCGACGGCCTGACCGTCTCTGGCGCGGCGAGCTACACCGATGCCAAGATTTCCGAAACCTCGCCCGGCGTCTCCGCCAAGGCCGGCCAGCCGGTCCTCGACACCCCGAAATGGATCGCTAACGCCGCCGTGGCCTATCGCTTCCCGATCTGGGGCGACGGCGCGGCCACGGCGAAGCTCGACTACCAGCACCACGGCTCCAGTCTGCGTGCGTTCGAGGACAGCTACATGGTCGCGACCCCTGCCGGCCCTGTCGCCGCGCCGAACGCCACCCAGCGCCAGGAGGCCTACGACGTCGTGAACCTGAACCTGCAGCTCGACTACGGCCGCTGGCGGTACGACCTGTTCGTGAACAACCTCTTGGACGCCGATCCCCTGCTCGACCACAACGTCGTCAGCGGGATGGAGGCGGCCGTCACCCTGCGCCCCAGGACCGTGGGGCTCAGCGTCCGGACGCGGTTCTAGTCTGAAGGCCGGAGGGAGCATGCGCGTGATCGGACTTTGGCGCGGCGCGACCTTCGCGGCCGCTTGCCTCGCCCTTGCCGGCTGCGCGCAGATCGGCGACGCCCTGGCCGGCCTCGGAGCGCCGCCGCGTCCGTTCGAGGCCACTCCCGCGCCCTCCGCGCCGGACTATGGCCGGGAAGAGGCCTGGCTGGCCTTCCCGGGGCGCAACGGCCTCGAGCGCTCGACGACTCCAGGCGTGGCGGCGGTCGACGAGGCGACCGCCCCGGCCGATGTCTTCTTCATCCACCCGACCACCTACCAGAAGAACGACGTCTGGAACGTCGCCTACGACGCCGAGGGCGAGTTCGACATGGCGGTGCTGCTGGCCCAGGCCAGCGTGTTCAACGGCTGCTGCCGGATCTACGCCCCGCGCTATCGGCAGGCCTCCCTTCGCGCGCTCGACAAGAGCCGCCCGGCGGTCGAGCTGGCCTATTCCGACGTGGCCAGGGCGTTCGCCTATTACATCGCCCACGAGAACCACGGCCGGCCGTTCATCATCGCCGCCCATAGCCAGGGATCGATGCATGCGGTGAAGCTGCTGCAGGCCGAGATCCTCGGCACGCCGCTGCAGAAGCGGATGGTCACCGCCTACGTCATCGGCGCCTACGTCCCCTCGGCTTTCGGCGAGATCGGACTGCCGGTCTGCGACGCTCCGCGCCAGACCGGCTGCATCCTGTCGTGGAACACCAGCCAGACGGGCCGCGACGGCGCCTTCCGCCTGATCCAGGACAAGACCTATTGGTGGCAGGGCGCGTACCGGTCGGAGAACCAGCCGCCGGCGATCTGCGTCAACCCGCTGACCTGGCGTCGGACCGACGCCGCGCCCGCGAGCGCCGACAACGGCAGCCTGCCCTTCCCGGCGCCGACCACGGCCCGAACGGCCGTATCGCTTCCTGTCCTGACGCCCCGTCTCACCGGGGCTCGCTGCGACCAGGGCCTGCTGTGGGTCGACATCCCGCGAGCGGCGCCCAAGGGGTTCCACGACATCCTCAGCCTGCTCTACGGCAGCTACCACCTGGGCGACTACGGGATCTTCTACGGGCCGCTTCGCGCCAACGCGATCGATCGGGTCGAGGCCTGGCGGGCGGCGCCCCCGACGCCCGGCGCCTGACCCCGGGCGAGGCCGCAGGTCCGGAGACCAGCAGCCCGCCCTGGCGTCAGGATCTCTTGCGCACCCTTCGGGGAAGCTCCGCCCTGCTCACCCGCCCCAGGTCGAGGATCATCTGGGCGCAGGCGGCCGTCTGCCGGTGCAACAGCGCGAAGTCGACATAGCCGACCGTCTCGATGTCGTAGTTCAGCAGGCAGGCCGGACCGGTGATGTAGTTGATCGTCGGGATGCCGCCGAGCCCCCAGAAGTACTGCCCCTCGCCCGGCCAGACCGCTTCGTTGGCCGAGCCGTCGGCGTCCGGGTGGATCGGCGGAATGACATAGGTCGGCGAGGCGTCCGCATTGACGGCCCAGGCCTTGGCCGCCGTCACCAGAGCAGGAATCTCCGGCGTGAAGAGCGCGGCCAGCTCGTTGCGGCCCGTCGGCTC
Coding sequences within:
- a CDS encoding GMC family oxidoreductase — translated: MTGDLFDFVVVGAGAAGCALAGRLAERPGTRVAVLEAGRAGRWRVEAIPAATIHTNGHPAYDWKFVSQPDPSRLDRAEAWPRGLGPGGSTRINGMIFVRGAAGDFDAWEDLGAKGWAYRDVLPYFRRIETSTQAPSQSRGAGGPLPVSDLPYVHELTPRFIEAAGEAGLAFNRDINGETQDGIGYVQSTARNGRRHDAFTAFLKPAVAKGTAALFQGALARRVLFEGRRAVGVEYERDGEVKVVRARRGVVLSGGAIQSPQLLMLSGVGPAARLQALGLEVVADSPEVGENLMEHVGIWMGVRVSVPTVNQQVSPLGLARAMLQWLTKGRGPAAAPTAQAVGFARTLPDLASPDVQIHLTPFGNIGEGAERKLAPFPMVSVVPSVNQPRSRGRIDLASADPTAAPLIYPRLLEDPEDLKTLRRGVELCERIVGAPAFRPFVVDKIGWPDLSAGAVEVDRELCRLAGPIYHPVGTCRMGSDDGAVVAPDLKVRGVEGLYVADVSIMPRHISGNTQAAAMMIGDRAADLVGGPS
- a CDS encoding helix-turn-helix transcriptional regulator — protein: MAAEPTPANLDGRFEPFLCADQVSGVVIDGRLNRPLDEQVVGEGRLTMKVQLTGAGAYHFDRAPDSAVVGEGLVIAHQPPGVVKRQVIARDTEERSVTLYFPRLEDGRIAGFEGESQEVRAATDFLNERLLFRSYQAPRAAVHCAAAILDLRRSPWAQERFKRAKIDELTCLLLDFFFSQFRQTHDHGLTEREVRRVQQVREIITDRFDQPPSIAALARAVGLNRTRLNSAFRAFYGQTISQALQQERMETARALLTAAELSVSDIAERCGYGHLSNFSLAYKAYFGISPSASRDGAGQIVPSA
- a CDS encoding TonB-dependent receptor, whose product is MRQYFNSAAQAVLAIATAMTMTAPAWAAEAQAPQTAEEPAQVGEIVVTARKRAERLQDAPLSVTAFSEADLQQGGVRDFKDVIGKTPGVSFSGAELGQSRYSIRGVSTTSPSPTVGIYLDDVSLLTTTSAFSGAADPVFFDFSRVEVLKGPQGTLYGGSAMGGAIKYVSHPPVLDERSVDLAAGLSTTAHGGTSYQGEAVFNLPVVEDRLAIRGGLIYREDAGYVDNVAGAPVVDVRTSTTPAPTLTPLVRPSMSTRSAKDQNSSTVVGVKLSALWEPDPTLQITPSAFHQVYRQKNTGVFWTNLPGLQSSFRIAQPTRDELGVYTLTAVKSLNGVDLTWLTGYVDRSVQFDRDYSFYIATLVPSLFGFTSPNASDSDTETFSQEIRAASSDPSARLRWTAGLYYARQRNELDQTVQTLGVGPVLGTGTDTVYHGNTVSRLTQYAAFADLTYEILPNLDATLALRYFKIEQSIDTTGDGVLNGGSTRGSARTKEDGFNPKFELAYKAGADSLLYASAAKGFRPGGGNPFAVAPSLCQADLAALGLSSVPVAFQSDKLWTYELGSKNQFLDRRLTLNGALFYTDWRNIQQNVFLPSCGFSFNGNLGAAEIKGAELAFQLEFIDGLTVSGAASYTDAKISETSPGVSAKAGQPVLDTPKWIANAAVAYRFPIWGDGAATAKLDYQHHGSSLRAFEDSYMVATPAGPVAAPNATQRQEAYDVVNLNLQLDYGRWRYDLFVNNLLDADPLLDHNVVSGMEAAVTLRPRTVGLSVRTRF
- a CDS encoding DUF3089 domain-containing protein, coding for MIGLWRGATFAAACLALAGCAQIGDALAGLGAPPRPFEATPAPSAPDYGREEAWLAFPGRNGLERSTTPGVAAVDEATAPADVFFIHPTTYQKNDVWNVAYDAEGEFDMAVLLAQASVFNGCCRIYAPRYRQASLRALDKSRPAVELAYSDVARAFAYYIAHENHGRPFIIAAHSQGSMHAVKLLQAEILGTPLQKRMVTAYVIGAYVPSAFGEIGLPVCDAPRQTGCILSWNTSQTGRDGAFRLIQDKTYWWQGAYRSENQPPAICVNPLTWRRTDAAPASADNGSLPFPAPTTARTAVSLPVLTPRLTGARCDQGLLWVDIPRAAPKGFHDILSLLYGSYHLGDYGIFYGPLRANAIDRVEAWRAAPPTPGA